In the genome of Euleptes europaea isolate rEulEur1 chromosome 7, rEulEur1.hap1, whole genome shotgun sequence, one region contains:
- the LOC130481078 gene encoding calmodulin-alpha isoform X1, protein MADQLTEEQIAEFKEAFSLFDKDGDGTITTKELGTVMRSLGQNPTEAELQDMINEVDADGNGTIDFPEFLTMMARKMKDTDSEEEIREAFRVFDKDGNGYISAAELRHVMTNLGEKLTDEEVDEMIREADIDGDGQVNYEGEGALWELGI, encoded by the exons ATG GCTGACCAGCTGACAGAGGAGCAAATTGCAG AGTTCAAGGAGGCCTTCTCCCTCTTCGACAAGGATGGCGACGGCACTATCACTACCAAGGAACTTGGCACTGTCATGCGCTCCCTGGGGCAGAACCCCACAGAAGCTGAATTGCAAGACATGATCAATGAGGTGGATGCGGATG GAAACGGCACCATTGACTTCCCAGAATTCCTCACTATGATGGCCCGGAAGATGAAGGACACAGACAGCGAGGAAGAGATCCGCGAGGCCTTCCGGGTCTTTGATAAG GATGGCAATGGTTATATCAGTGCTGCAGAGCTGCGTCACGTCATGACCAACCTTGGCGAGAAGTTGACGGATGAGGAGGTCGATGAGATGATCCGAGAAGCTGACATAGACGGGGACGGACAGGTCAATTACGAAGGTGAGGGGGCCCTTTGGGAGCTAGGGATCTAG
- the LOC130481078 gene encoding calmodulin-1 isoform X2: MADQLTEEQIAEFKEAFSLFDKDGDGTITTKELGTVMRSLGQNPTEAELQDMINEVDADGNGTIDFPEFLTMMARKMKDTDSEEEIREAFRVFDKDGNGYISAAELRHVMTNLGEKLTDEEVDEMIREADIDGDGQVNYEEFVQMMTAK, from the exons ATG GCTGACCAGCTGACAGAGGAGCAAATTGCAG AGTTCAAGGAGGCCTTCTCCCTCTTCGACAAGGATGGCGACGGCACTATCACTACCAAGGAACTTGGCACTGTCATGCGCTCCCTGGGGCAGAACCCCACAGAAGCTGAATTGCAAGACATGATCAATGAGGTGGATGCGGATG GAAACGGCACCATTGACTTCCCAGAATTCCTCACTATGATGGCCCGGAAGATGAAGGACACAGACAGCGAGGAAGAGATCCGCGAGGCCTTCCGGGTCTTTGATAAG GATGGCAATGGTTATATCAGTGCTGCAGAGCTGCGTCACGTCATGACCAACCTTGGCGAGAAGTTGACGGATGAGGAGGTCGATGAGATGATCCGAGAAGCTGACATAGACGGGGACGGACAGGTCAATTACGAAG AGTTTGTACAGATGATGACTGCCAAATAG